A genomic window from Thiomonas arsenitoxydans includes:
- a CDS encoding YdcH family protein — protein sequence MTLDPHDLTHEFPAQADKIHALKADNAHFQKLAQRYEELNKEVVQIEEGVHAADDLHLETLKKERLQLKDQIVALLAA from the coding sequence ATGACACTAGACCCGCACGATTTGACCCACGAATTTCCCGCCCAGGCCGACAAGATCCACGCGCTGAAAGCGGACAACGCCCACTTCCAAAAGCTGGCCCAACGCTACGAAGAACTCAACAAGGAAGTGGTGCAGATTGAAGAAGGCGTGCACGCCGCCGATGACCTGCACCTGGAAACGCTGAAAAAAGAGCGTTTGCAGCTCAAGGACCAGATCGTTGCACTGCTGGCTGCCTAA